In a genomic window of Candidatus Hydrogenedentota bacterium:
- a CDS encoding DJ-1/PfpI family protein: protein MPNVLVPLAEGFEEIEAITIVDILRRAGFDVVTASLGGKSVTAAHGVSIMADRTLDEALRDDYDMVVLPGGQPGTDNLDNDPRIHKVLKKMAGSGKFVGAICAAPKVLANAKLLEGKRATSYPGILDKMNLPTTTYTGAAVEKDGKILTSRGPGTAMDFALAIIEALDSPQKRKTIENSLVRS from the coding sequence ATGCCAAACGTATTGGTGCCGCTCGCGGAAGGATTCGAGGAAATCGAGGCCATCACCATTGTCGATATTCTGCGCCGCGCCGGTTTTGACGTCGTGACGGCCAGCCTGGGCGGCAAATCCGTCACGGCCGCTCACGGCGTGTCTATCATGGCCGACCGCACACTCGACGAAGCGTTACGGGACGATTACGACATGGTGGTCCTGCCGGGGGGGCAACCCGGAACCGATAACCTGGACAACGATCCCCGCATACACAAGGTTCTCAAAAAGATGGCCGGCAGCGGCAAGTTCGTGGGGGCCATTTGCGCCGCGCCGAAAGTGCTGGCCAACGCCAAATTGCTCGAAGGCAAGAGGGCCACGAGCTATCCCGGGATCCTCGACAAGATGAATCTGCCCACGACCACCTATACCGGCGCCGCCGTGGAGAAGGACGGCAAGATCCTGACGTCGCGCGGGCCGGGGACTGCCATGGACTTTGCCCTGGCCATCATTGAAGCGCTCGACAGCCCCCAGAAGCGAAAGACCATCGAGAACAGCCTGGTGCGCAGCTAA
- the argC gene encoding N-acetyl-gamma-glutamyl-phosphate reductase, translating into MIRVGVIGAVGYAGRELIRLLGIHPEAELAAAVELEGGKAVGEVMPALRKTTGVTLETFDAERLAKKCDVVFMALHGGTSMDLIPPLRKAGIKVIDMGPDFRLKNTAVFKQYYGMDHRAPELLDEAVYGLAPYYRDKLAKTSLIAVPGCYVMSVLFPVRPLVDGISRDFPVVVDAISGISGAGRALHEVFHFPEMNENVRAYKLGVHQHTPEIEQELGGDVMVQFTPHVGPYTRGILSTITFRPRKGLDVAACYERYADEPFLRVLGEGKLPEVRFVRGSNFCDFGWVMDKRTGNLIVVSAIDNLFGGTAGMAVQCMNIMFGLDETAGLNFGGMAP; encoded by the coding sequence ATGATTCGAGTAGGTGTGATCGGCGCGGTCGGGTATGCCGGTCGTGAATTGATCCGGCTTTTGGGCATCCATCCCGAGGCCGAGTTGGCGGCGGCGGTCGAGCTCGAGGGCGGAAAGGCCGTCGGCGAGGTGATGCCTGCGTTGCGCAAGACCACGGGCGTAACGCTCGAAACCTTTGATGCGGAAAGGCTTGCAAAGAAATGCGACGTGGTCTTCATGGCCCTCCACGGCGGGACCTCGATGGACCTTATTCCCCCGCTCCGGAAAGCGGGGATCAAGGTCATCGACATGGGACCGGATTTCCGGCTCAAGAATACGGCGGTTTTCAAGCAGTACTACGGAATGGACCACCGGGCGCCGGAACTGCTTGACGAGGCGGTATACGGTCTGGCGCCATATTACCGCGACAAGCTTGCCAAGACCTCGCTGATCGCAGTCCCGGGCTGCTACGTGATGAGCGTATTGTTCCCGGTGCGGCCTCTGGTTGACGGCATTTCGAGAGATTTTCCGGTCGTGGTTGACGCCATCTCGGGCATATCGGGAGCGGGGCGCGCGCTGCATGAAGTCTTCCATTTCCCCGAGATGAACGAGAACGTGCGCGCCTACAAACTCGGGGTGCATCAACACACTCCCGAGATCGAGCAGGAACTCGGCGGCGATGTAATGGTTCAGTTCACGCCTCACGTGGGTCCGTACACGCGGGGAATTCTCAGCACGATCACGTTTCGGCCCAGGAAAGGCCTTGACGTGGCGGCATGCTACGAGCGGTATGCGGATGAACCGTTCCTGCGGGTGCTGGGCGAGGGTAAACTGCCCGAGGTGCGCTTCGTGCGCGGCTCCAATTTCTGCGATTTCGGCTGGGTCATGGACAAGCGGACCGGCAACCTGATCGTGGTAAGCGCCATTGACAACCTGTTCGGCGGAACCGCGGGCATGGCGGTCCAGTGCATGAATATCATGTTCGGCCTGGACGAGACCGCCGGCCTGAATTTCGGAGGGATGGCCCCGTGA